The following are from one region of the Strix aluco isolate bStrAlu1 chromosome 30, bStrAlu1.hap1, whole genome shotgun sequence genome:
- the MUC1 gene encoding mucin-1 encodes MAFSTLLLLLVLGAGTHAMTTTESTPETTMADTTTTETTVADTTTTETTTETTTTPMITVLKILIHKNTNDNGIQTSVSSHTTVSPTTGNATNFQSSNSSAGNSTANSTAVPVSSSATSSPTNATTNGSSWVPPLGTNTTNSSSAAPTVGGGTVIPISSTKGNGSSSSQVAPTRKTSVTSQGSTAPRQTPTAVLGGSGSPKPSKAAALLPTDVQLLLRVPLSFRILNRSFNESLRDPMSKEYKSLSYTILRMFKNVFGCMSCIGRQTYKGCSELRFSHGSVEVQSTLVFGHGNETITSDVIEQQLRDRLDQKGFIMDLQLASIYSAGEVTSPAPVPAVPDWAIALLVLVCILLLLSILTCLLMTSCTCRRKSQGKLDLFSTKDSYHPMAEYPPYQSHGRYVSPNSKPNPYSQVASSNGAGAGTFTYTNSTPTSDNL; translated from the exons ATGGCGTTCAGcacccttctgctgctgctggtgctgggtgcag GTACACACGCCATGACCACGACCGAGAGCACCCCGGAGACGACCATGGCTGACACAACCACCACAGAGACAACCGTGGCTGACACGACCACCACGGAGACGACCACCGAGACGACCACCACCCCCATGATCACTGTTCTAAAGATCTTGATCCATAAAAACACGAACGACAACGGGATCCAAACCTCCGTATCCTCCCACACCACAGTCTCCCCCACTACAGGCAATGCCACAAACTTCCAGTCCAGCAACAGCTCCGCAGGCAATAGCACAGCCAACAGCACGGCCGTGCCCGTCTCTAGCAGTGCCACCAGCTCCCCCACCAACGCCACCACAAATGGCAGCAGCTGGGTCCCCCCCTTGGGCACCAACACAACCAACAGCAGCTCCGCAGCGCCCACCGTGGGGGGTGGCACGGTGATCCCCATCTCCAGCACCAAAGGCAACGGGAGCAGCAGCTCTCAGGTCGCACCCACACGGAAGACCTCTGTCACCTCTCAGGGCAGTACGGCTCCCAGACAGACCCCCACGGCCGTGCTGGGCGGCAGCGGCAGTCCCAAACCCAGCAAAGCCGCGGCTCTGCTTCCCACCGACGTCCAGCTGCTCCTCCGCGTCCCGCTGTCCTTCCGCATCCTCAACAGGAGCTTCAACGAGAGCCTGCGCGACCCCATGTCGAAGGAGTACAAGAGCCTGAGCTACACCATCCTGAGAATG TTCAAAAATGTCTTTGGCTGCATGAGCTGCATCGGCAGGCAGACCTACAAGGGATGCAGCGAGCTCCGTTTCAG CCACGGCTCGGTGGAGGTGCAGTCCACCCTCGTGTTTGGGCACGGCAATGAAACCATCACCAGCGATGTCAttgagcagcagctgagggacagaCTGGACCAGAAAGGCTTCATCATGGACCTGCAGCTGGCCAGCATCTACA GCGCTGGGGAGGTGACGTCGCCAGCACCAGTGCCTGCGGTCCCGGACTGGGCCATTGCTCTGCTGGTCCTGGTctgcatcctgctgctgctgagcatccTCACCTGCCTTCTGATG ACCTCCTGCACCTGCCGCCGGAAAAGCCAAGGGAAGCTGGACCTCTTCAGCACGAAGGACTCCTACCACCCCATGGCCGAGTACCCCCCGTACCAGAGCCACGGGCGCTACGTCTCACCCAACAGCAAACCCAACCCCTACAGCCAG